GCGCAAAGTTGCTGCCAGCTCGCGGTTGTTACTTTTGCATGTGTGGTCCCACCAAGGTGGTTTCCCCCCTCGCGGGGAAAGCGGCGTCGACCCGTTCACACgccaattttattatcacGTCACCACTTCATcagttcatcatttttttttttaatttttaagtcGCGGGGGAGACGTGTTGGGAAAAGCGCCTCTGTTCGGGACGGAATCACCTGGTGTGTCTCACCAAGGGTGCGGTCGAAGCCGTGAGGAGCGGTGATACTGCTACGCAGCAGAGTGCACACCCCTTCGTCTCTCCCTCACTTTGCCGTTTCAATTTAAACGATTGCCCAATTGAACAGTCAATTGGGGGGCACCACTTGTGCCATATGGGAGCATACACGCGccccttttcaaaaaagaaaaaaaaacttcaaaaggTTAAAGTTAGGCGGTTAGAAGGATGGTTGGTTATGTGGTTGGGGGGCCAAACGACTAAGTTGCCATGAGGTCAAATGGCTACGTGGCCAAGGGACCGGCTGCTCGCCAATCAAAACATGACGTCGAAAAACATGGTCAAGAAGGTGTATGATATGTAACACTGTAGGAAAAAGTAGAGCACCTCGAACGCGAGGacgaaggaaaagaagaaggcgAACACGCCACTCGTCATGGTGGCCAGTATGAGCTTCATCAGCTCGCCAAAGACGCAGAAGGCCATCAACGGCCGGACAGcctaaaaggggggaggaaaaaaaaaatggggacacaGGATTCGTTGTCGAGTGGTTCACATTTCCCTGAATCGTTCAGGCAATtgcaaaaaagtgcaaaaaactGCGTGATCGTGAATAGCCGCGCACATGCTCTCGCGCGGGGCCTACCTGAAACGTCGTCCGGGCCATGTAGATGAAAAAGAAGCGATAACTCAAAATGTACTTAATCGTAAATTTTGTCATGTCGAGCAGGCTGACGTAGTGGTTTAGGGCAGGCAAGCTTCTCATCAGTTTGATGGGACCGATGTCTTCCCGTAACCTATCGCTGTAGTACTTATacacttcctttttgtcgcTCCCGACGGATCTGCTCACCGGTTTGGTGGTTCCGTACCTCTGGACGAGACAACCCATGGcctgaaagaaaaaaaaggaagaggtaCGCGTGTGGGTGGGAAGATATGCGACGGGGGGAAGTACCCGGACTCCGCACAGCTGCTTCGCTACTTCGCTACTTCGTAATTGCGCAACTGCACAACTTTGTGCCGTGCCCATCCTCCAGTCGAGGGGGTCTATTTGCCTTACCGATGAGTAGGCCTTGTACGTGTTCAGGACGAGGGCATTGCTTTGCCACAGGCGGGGGCCGATCCTGCAgtggagggggagggggggaaaaaatgggttacGGGTTGGCTGCCAGCGGGGGGGGCAACTCACGGCCAGGCGAATGGCACACCGGGTCACGTTGGTCCTTCTCTCCATTTctcaatttcttcatttctctttttctccatttctccTGTTCTCACCCCCCAGTCAGTTTCCCAAACACATTTCGGCTCATCTTGTCAGGCGAGGCAATCACTTGCTGGCGGACTCATCTGCATTTGGTTCCTTCGCAAGTGGTGAGGCGGGATTCCAAGGAGCCTAATGTGATAACGGGCTGAATTGTAACACGAGGTTTCCCTTTCGAGGCTCAGCAACTCGCAGAGGCACACGCGCCAACGaagaggaagggaaaaaaaaaaaaaaaaaaaatacagatatgcagatatacatatatacatatatatacatgcatattatatacatcCTATGGTATGCTGTGAGGCCACGCCAAACCGAAGAagggaataattttttacgaaGTGCCGATCAGTGAAGGCCCCccaaaaataaaggaagcaaaaatgaggtGACTGAGTAACACGGTGAGGAGGTGCAGCGGGGTTTTAGGCACGTCGTTTGGGGGTGGCGTAGGGCCCATGTGCACACGCGAGGGGAAGGGACACAagcatggggaaaaaaaggtgccaAGTTCAACGGTGACTAGGCAATTGAAAAAGAACTGCACAAAACCGAACCGCATCGCGACTAGCCAAGCCCCACAGCgcgggaaaataaaaaataaataaaaaaaaaaaaagttcaaaaaatggaaggcgGTTCCCATTAGTACGTACACCTGTTCTATAGGGTCGCCCTCAGGTCGTTTGGTCtggcagggaaaaaaaaaaaacactcccATGTGTACGCCATGTGTATGTCACGCGGATATCACGCGGATGTCACGTGTATGTCCCATGTATGCCATGCGTATGTGCACCCCCTGCTCTGCTCACACACGCAGTCGCAAAATGGCGCGACAACGCGGCGCAAGGAGGCGGCCCCCAAGCCGAAACGACGCAACGCAGCAAAGGcaacgaaaaagaaagcaacGAAGCGAGCAGCCAATCGATCAGCCAAGTGATCAGCCAAACGCGCAACCAAGTGAACGAAGGAAATTCACCCCCCGGCCGAATGGCAGCATAAGGACAGGTCAAGCGCGCAGATTAACGAAGCGTCTTCCTCAAGATCACGGGGGCCTTTTCCGTTTGgcgtacatacgtatgtgtgcGTTTGCTTTCCCAGGCGAAAAGGACCTACTTCCATGTACACATTAACGCCTGTGCGTTTACCTGGCTTTTCCACTAAACGGGTCCCTCCCCCCATTGGTTCGTAGTCCTCCCCGGCGCCCACAACGAAATAGCAGCTTAGTTCAGCTTAGTTTAGCCTAGCTTAGCTTAGCTCAGCACGTCCTCGTTTCTCAAAACATAGAAAGTCGACGGAGAGgcgtagcaaaaaaaaaaaaagaaaagaaaagaaagtagttacaaaaaaagacaGCACATAGTTGTTGAGCTCTCTCTGCCCCTAAAAGGAACCAACTTCGaccctccccccaaaaatgaataaatatgagAAGATCAGGGATATAGGGAAAGGGAACTACGGGAATACGATTCTTGTGCGCGACAAGAAGAATGACCAGTAAGTGTGGTGCGGGCGGGACCAAGCGTGAAGGTGGTCGCCATGGGTAGCAGCCGCCATGCGTAGTAGACGCAGCTGACACTAAACCCCCCACTGCGCACTTCTGCGATCATCTGCACTCTTCTGCGCTCTTCTTCTCACCGCCGCGCTCgccccttccccctctcccccccacaAGCTACgtgatgaaaataattaacatatCTCAGATGACCCCAAAGGAAAAGAGGCAGTGCTTGAAGGAGGTGGAGGTAGCGTCGCGGAGAGAAGCAAAGCGGGAGTTGAGAATGAGTcgacgtaaaaaaaaaagtgcatatgtgcatatatgctCGTGTCTACCCTCGCCAGTGACAGCGTCGCCCCCGTTCGGACACTCCCCAAATTCACACATACCTATGCGCACGTGTATGTTTGTACGCGCCCTTCGCAGCTGCTGTCCAAGCTGAACCACCCCTTCATCGTGAAGTATATCGAAAGCTACATAGAGGGGGACACGCTGAGAATCGTCATGAAGCACTGCAAAGGTAGGTCAAGTGGAGCACTGGGGGGAACACAATTAGGGTTCATGCGAACTGTAAACAAGTTTCTCTCTCGCGTTCCCTCTCTCTTTCTCGCTCGCtttccctcctcttcctttttttttttttcttatccttCTGGCGGCACCCACCCACCAAAGGCGGAGACCTCTACCATTACATACAgaacaagaagaagcaaaacacGCCCATAAAGGAGACGCGCATCCTCATATGGCTGACTCAGATTTTGACGGCGCTCAAGTTCCTGCACTCGAACCACATCCTGCACAGGGGTAAGGCGGATGCGTGGGTGAAGCTAGTGCAACCAGCGCATAAGAATAGACTACAGCACGCCCACAAGGGTATACTTCAGAACGCCTACAAGGGTACACCCCAGAACCCGCACAAGAGCACACTCCGGCACGaccacttcccccccgtgACAGACATGAAGTCGCTTAACATCCTAATCGACAACGACAAGAGAGTGCGGCTGTGCGACTTCGGTATTTCGAAGGTCCTCGAAAATACCATGGATTACGCCAACACCCTGATAGGGACGCCGTACTACTTAAGCCCAGAGTTGtgtaaagataaaaaatacagcTGGCCCTCCGATGTCTGGGCTACAGGATGTCTCATTTATGAGCTGGCCACCTTCCGCACTCCCTTCCACTCCACCAAGGGGATTCAGCAGCTCTGCTACAACATCAGATATGCCCCTGTAGGTGCTTTGAGGAGGTGTCCCACCGCACGCAGCCCGCTTGGCCCGTTTGGCTCATTTGTGCGTGTCGCGTAGGAGAGCATTATCAGCCACTTCTCCCTTC
This sequence is a window from Plasmodium cynomolgi strain B DNA, chromosome 3, whole genome shotgun sequence. Protein-coding genes within it:
- a CDS encoding hypothetical protein (putative) yields the protein MGCLVQRYGTTKPVSRSVGSDKKEVYKYYSDRLREDIGPIKLMRSLPALNHYVSLLDMTKFTIKYILSYRFFFIYMARTTFQAVRPLMAFCVFGELMKLILATMTSGVFAFFFSFVLAFEVLYFFLQCYISYTFLTMFFDVMF
- a CDS encoding serine/threonine-protein kinase NEK4 (putative); this encodes MNKYEKIRDIGKGNYGNTILVRDKKNDHYVMKIINISQMTPKEKRQCLKEVELLSKLNHPFIVKYIESYIEGDTLRIVMKHCKGGDLYHYIQNKKKQNTPIKETRILIWLTQILTALKFLHSNHILHRGKADAWVKLVQPAHKNRLQHAHKGILQNAYKGTPQNPHKSTLRHDHFPPVTDMKSLNILIDNDKRVRLCDFGISKVLENTMDYANTLIGTPYYLSPELCKDKKYSWPSDVWATGCLIYELATFRTPFHSTKGIQQLCYNIRYAPIPDLPNIYSKELNNIYKSMLIREPNYRATVQQLLVSDIVQRQLKLLIEEKIREKQNMKRPLKEKPAAENEGSGANEQEVKTLLLDVVDA